One region of Blattabacterium cuenoti genomic DNA includes:
- a CDS encoding heavy metal translocating P-type ATPase: MKKQKIFDFLDNEKIGSKIIDFNHKNITTVRFLIPSIHCSSCVLILEKLPKMYKNIFDSTVNFSNKKIWITFNNTELKISDIAKLLDNMGYSPSINFESIENIKNNSNLFGRKLIGKLAISFFCFGNIMLLAIPEYVGAQQDTWFMENRNFFRYLMLVLSLPVVIFSFLDHMKYAVLGLKKNILNMDVPISIGILVLFLWSCFEIFFDLSSGYFDSLSSFSLFLLISRIFQIYTHNEILSFDKNYKSFYPVLITKVQNNEKEEKILLSSLKKGDFIVIRNEEVVPVDSVLIKGNAVLDNSFITGESYLINKEIGERIYAGSRQKGEAIIIKVIKNVDHSYLSLLWNKNKSNQSYYKKLFYLNSISTRFSQYFTPIILMISIITGIYWSFSNDVSKIFQTVFSVLIVTCPCALVLSTPLIFGNIIRFFSKKGFYVKDIYTMERISSVRTLIFDKTGTITDPNKEKIFFVGNMKHEEKKIIASLLKNSSHPLSQRILSELSIKDFYLIKNFREIIGQGLEGVIKNIPVKVGSQKYLGITKKIINKNEINQTTVFISINNKFVGYFLFRNYYREGIEKIFKDLKEYKIIILSGDQNDLEKRYLKSILPKSSQVFFSQSPEDKLNYVKKLQKKGEKIMMFGDGINDCAALNQSEVGVSVSENPTGFFPSCDAFMKSNCLNKIFLFLRVSKISYRLVFINFMISLFYNSVGIFFAISGNLKPFIAAILMPLSSFSVIFFSIISTWILSRRLIF, encoded by the coding sequence ATGAAAAAGCAGAAAATTTTTGATTTTCTTGATAATGAAAAAATTGGAAGTAAGATAATTGATTTTAATCATAAAAACATTACCACAGTTCGTTTTTTAATTCCTTCTATTCACTGTAGTTCTTGTGTTTTAATTTTGGAAAAATTACCAAAAATGTATAAAAATATTTTTGATTCTACTGTTAATTTTTCCAATAAAAAAATTTGGATCACATTTAATAATACTGAACTAAAAATAAGTGATATAGCTAAATTACTTGATAATATGGGATATAGCCCTTCTATTAATTTTGAATCGATAGAAAACATAAAAAATAATTCAAATTTATTTGGGAGAAAATTAATAGGAAAATTAGCTATTTCTTTTTTTTGTTTTGGTAACATTATGTTGCTAGCTATACCAGAATATGTTGGGGCTCAACAGGATACATGGTTTATGGAAAATCGTAATTTTTTCCGTTATCTAATGTTAGTTTTATCTTTACCTGTAGTCATATTTTCTTTTTTAGATCATATGAAATATGCTGTGTTAGGATTAAAAAAAAATATTTTGAATATGGATGTTCCAATTTCTATTGGAATATTAGTTCTTTTCTTATGGAGTTGTTTTGAAATTTTTTTTGATTTAAGTTCAGGCTATTTTGATAGTCTTTCCAGTTTTTCATTATTCTTACTTATAAGCAGAATATTTCAAATATATACTCATAATGAAATTTTATCTTTTGATAAAAATTATAAATCTTTTTATCCAGTTTTAATTACAAAAGTACAAAATAATGAAAAAGAAGAAAAAATTTTGCTTTCTTCTTTGAAAAAAGGAGATTTTATTGTAATTAGAAATGAAGAAGTCGTTCCTGTTGATTCTGTATTAATAAAAGGGAATGCTGTATTAGACAATAGTTTTATTACAGGAGAATCCTATTTAATCAATAAAGAAATAGGAGAACGAATCTACGCGGGGTCTAGACAAAAAGGAGAAGCTATTATTATAAAAGTCATCAAAAATGTAGATCATAGTTATTTAAGTTTATTGTGGAATAAGAATAAATCTAATCAGTCTTATTATAAAAAATTATTTTATTTGAATTCAATATCTACTAGATTTAGTCAGTATTTTACTCCTATTATTTTAATGATTTCGATTATAACTGGAATATACTGGTCTTTTAGTAATGATGTTTCAAAAATTTTTCAAACGGTTTTTTCCGTTTTAATTGTTACTTGTCCTTGTGCTTTAGTTCTTTCTACTCCGTTAATTTTTGGAAATATTATACGTTTTTTTTCCAAGAAAGGTTTCTATGTAAAAGACATTTATACAATGGAAAGAATATCTTCAGTTAGAACTTTAATCTTTGATAAAACTGGAACTATAACTGATCCTAATAAAGAAAAAATATTTTTTGTAGGAAATATGAAACATGAAGAAAAAAAAATTATAGCTTCCTTATTAAAAAATTCAAGTCATCCTTTAAGTCAAAGAATATTATCAGAATTATCTATAAAGGATTTTTATTTAATAAAAAATTTTAGAGAAATCATAGGTCAAGGATTAGAAGGTGTTATAAAAAATATACCGGTTAAAGTTGGTTCCCAAAAATATTTAGGAATTACAAAAAAAATAATTAATAAAAATGAAATCAATCAAACAACAGTTTTTATTTCTATAAATAATAAATTTGTAGGTTATTTTCTATTTAGAAATTATTATCGTGAGGGAATAGAAAAAATATTTAAAGACTTAAAAGAATATAAAATTATTATTCTTTCCGGAGATCAGAATGATTTAGAAAAAAGGTATTTAAAGTCGATTTTGCCCAAATCAAGTCAAGTTTTTTTCAGTCAAAGTCCGGAAGATAAATTAAATTATGTAAAAAAATTACAAAAAAAAGGAGAAAAAATTATGATGTTTGGAGATGGAATTAATGATTGTGCTGCATTAAATCAAAGTGAAGTGGGAGTTTCTGTTTCGGAAAATCCGACAGGATTCTTTCCAAGTTGTGATGCTTTTATGAAATCTAATTGTTTGAATAAAATTTTCTTATTTTTGAGAGTGTCTAAAATATCTTACAGATTAGTATTTATCAATTTTATGATTAGTTTATTTTATAACAGTGTAGGAATTTTTTTTGCAATTAGCGGAAATTTAAAACCTTTTATAGCTGCCATTTTGATGCCTTTAAGTTCTTTTTCTGTTATTTTTTTTTCTATTATATCCACTTGGATACTTTCACGAAGATTAATATTTTAG
- the ccoS gene encoding cbb3-type cytochrome oxidase assembly protein CcoS produces the protein MDILIIMILSSISLGAFFLIFFLICLYSGQFDDYESPSIRILIDDFEKN, from the coding sequence ATGGATATATTAATTATTATGATATTGTCTAGTATTTCTTTAGGAGCATTTTTTCTTATATTTTTTTTAATCTGTCTTTATTCTGGACAATTTGATGATTATGAATCTCCTAGTATTAGAATTTTAATTGATGATTTTGAAAAAAATTAA
- the ccoN gene encoding cytochrome-c oxidase, cbb3-type subunit I: MKLKTYYYNNSIVKAFLYATIFWAFIGFLAGLFVALLLFYPEIPELIFGNKLKDSQGVIGFGRWRMLHTSTAVFAFVGNIIFTGYYYALQRLLKTRIFSDTLSWIHFWGWQIFIISTWITFLLGINTSKEYAEHEWPIDIGVFLIWIVYGINMIGSILKRKIKHLYVSVWFLLGTWVAVGMLHVFNNLELPISLLSFKSYSIYAGVQDALMQWWYGHNAVAFILTTPILGLMYYFVPKASNQPIFSYKLSIIHFWSLIFIYIWAGPHHLMYTSLPNWAQMLGTIFSIMLIAPSWGGMLNGLLTLRGAWDQMKTNPTLKFFVVGITCYGMATFEGPMLATKTLNSIGHFTDWVIAHVHLGTLGWNGFMAFGIIYWLTQKIWNTKLYSISLANIHFWLGVIGIILYIFPMYFGSILQSIMWKKFNPDGTLAYKNFLDSVLSIIPFYKIRFVGGMIYFLGFVLMIYNIFKTIKQGYSFNNEEFKCDPFYGSYVKENKGDTETFHGWLERKPIQLTILSFIAVAIGGFIEIIPTLVIKSNVPTIHNVKPYKALELEGRDLFVREGCNACHSAQVRPFRDEVVRYGEYSKAGEFVYDHPFLWGSKRTGPDLAREGGKNPNSWHFNHMYNPRSTSPGSIMPRYPWLIYNKLDRSNTGKKIQAMVKLGVPYTLKYIKNINQDMDHQANQIVCDIYKEYPSLKKEIDQQKKIEKEKFVPLEKREIIAIIAYLQRLGTDIKS, encoded by the coding sequence ATGAAACTAAAAACATATTATTATAATAACAGTATTGTAAAAGCTTTTTTATATGCTACTATATTTTGGGCTTTTATTGGGTTTTTAGCTGGATTGTTTGTAGCACTATTATTGTTTTATCCTGAGATTCCAGAACTGATTTTTGGGAATAAACTAAAGGACTCTCAAGGGGTTATTGGGTTTGGAAGATGGAGAATGTTACATACAAGTACTGCTGTTTTTGCTTTTGTCGGAAATATTATTTTCACAGGTTATTATTACGCTCTACAACGTTTGTTAAAAACAAGAATTTTTAGTGATACTCTTAGCTGGATTCATTTTTGGGGTTGGCAAATATTTATTATTTCTACTTGGATAACTTTTTTATTAGGAATAAATACAAGTAAAGAATATGCTGAACATGAATGGCCTATAGACATTGGAGTATTTTTGATTTGGATTGTTTATGGAATCAACATGATTGGAAGCATTCTAAAAAGAAAAATTAAACATTTATATGTTAGCGTTTGGTTTTTATTAGGAACATGGGTAGCTGTGGGAATGTTGCATGTATTTAACAATCTTGAATTACCTATATCTCTTTTATCTTTTAAAAGTTATTCTATATATGCTGGAGTGCAAGATGCTTTAATGCAATGGTGGTATGGGCATAATGCTGTTGCATTTATTTTAACAACTCCTATATTGGGGTTAATGTATTACTTTGTTCCAAAAGCATCTAATCAGCCTATTTTTTCTTATAAACTTTCTATTATACATTTTTGGTCATTAATATTTATATACATTTGGGCAGGTCCTCATCATTTAATGTATACATCTCTTCCTAATTGGGCTCAAATGTTGGGAACTATTTTTTCAATTATGTTGATTGCTCCTTCTTGGGGGGGGATGTTGAATGGATTGCTGACTTTAAGAGGAGCTTGGGATCAAATGAAAACGAATCCGACTTTGAAATTTTTCGTAGTTGGAATTACTTGTTATGGAATGGCAACTTTTGAAGGGCCTATGTTAGCAACTAAAACTCTAAATTCTATAGGACATTTTACAGATTGGGTAATAGCTCATGTTCATTTAGGGACTTTAGGATGGAATGGTTTTATGGCTTTTGGTATTATATATTGGTTGACCCAAAAAATATGGAATACAAAATTGTATTCTATATCATTGGCTAACATTCATTTTTGGCTAGGTGTTATAGGGATTATTTTATACATTTTTCCTATGTATTTTGGATCTATTTTACAATCTATTATGTGGAAAAAATTTAATCCTGATGGAACTTTGGCTTATAAAAATTTTTTAGATTCTGTTTTATCTATCATTCCTTTTTATAAAATTAGATTTGTAGGTGGAATGATTTACTTTTTAGGTTTTGTTTTAATGATTTATAATATTTTTAAAACAATTAAACAAGGTTACTCATTCAACAATGAAGAATTTAAATGTGATCCATTTTATGGTAGTTATGTTAAGGAAAATAAAGGAGATACGGAAACATTTCATGGGTGGTTAGAAAGAAAACCAATACAATTAACCATTCTTTCTTTTATAGCAGTGGCTATTGGAGGGTTCATAGAAATTATACCTACTTTAGTCATTAAATCTAATGTTCCTACTATTCATAATGTTAAGCCTTACAAGGCTTTAGAATTAGAAGGTAGAGATTTATTTGTAAGAGAAGGATGTAATGCTTGTCACAGTGCCCAAGTTCGTCCATTTAGAGATGAAGTAGTTCGTTATGGAGAATATTCTAAGGCTGGAGAATTTGTATATGATCATCCATTTCTTTGGGGTTCTAAACGAACAGGACCGGATTTGGCCAGAGAAGGAGGAAAAAATCCTAATTCTTGGCATTTTAATCATATGTATAATCCTCGTTCTACTTCTCCAGGATCTATCATGCCAAGATATCCTTGGTTAATTTATAATAAATTGGATAGGTCTAATACAGGAAAAAAAATACAAGCAATGGTAAAATTAGGAGTTCCATATACTTTGAAGTACATAAAAAATATAAATCAAGATATGGATCATCAAGCAAATCAAATTGTATGTGATATTTATAAAGAATATCCGAGTTTGAAAAAAGAAATAGATCAACAAAAAAAAATAGAGAAAGAAAAATTTGTTCCATTAGAAAAAAGGGAAATTATAGCTATTATTGCTTATTTACAGCGATTGGGTACAGATATAAAATCTTAA
- a CDS encoding CcoQ/FixQ family Cbb3-type cytochrome c oxidase assembly chaperone — protein MMSFFKQYFTGEKNIGIFQSIMLILFLLAFFFVIFFVFSKSKKYYNKISLIPLEKERL, from the coding sequence ATGATGAGTTTTTTTAAACAATATTTTACAGGAGAAAAAAATATAGGAATTTTTCAATCTATTATGTTAATTTTATTTTTATTAGCATTTTTTTTTGTAATATTTTTTGTGTTTTCAAAATCTAAGAAATATTATAATAAAATAAGTTTAATTCCTTTAGAAAAAGAAAGGTTATGA